One genomic segment of Profundibacter amoris includes these proteins:
- the merA gene encoding mercury(II) reductase — protein sequence MKDCCSDKKPDGGFDLLVIGAGSAGFSAAITAAEDGANVALIGHGTIGGTCVNVGCVPSKAMIRAVEIMHSATAASRFDGITATAKVTDWAAVVRQKQALVDDLRAAKYIDVLPNYDAVTYIEGAAQFQADGSVLVNGQAIKAGKVIIATGSRPHVPDIAGLEGIDWLDSTTALELEVLPQSLMIMGGGYIGVELAQIFARAGVEVTIVTRHGLLPNAEPEISAALTGYFTDEGITVLDGLTYGRFNQTGGQVSLQTMQAGKPLAVTAERLLLTTGRVPNTDALALEVAGIKTNLRGGIVTDAQMRSSLAHVYAAGDVTGRDQFVYMAAYGAKIAAKNAILDAGLAYDNSTMPAVVFSDPQVASVGLTEAAAGAQGIETVTSVLPLEHVPRALAARDTRGLIKLVADKSSKKLLGAHILAPEGADSIQTVAMALKAGMTYDDLGAMIFPYLTTVEGLKLAAQTFEKDVAKLSCCAG from the coding sequence ATGAAAGATTGCTGTAGCGACAAGAAACCGGATGGCGGTTTTGACCTGCTTGTCATCGGGGCGGGATCTGCCGGATTTTCCGCAGCGATTACGGCGGCCGAGGACGGGGCCAATGTTGCCTTGATCGGGCATGGCACCATTGGCGGCACATGCGTCAATGTCGGTTGCGTGCCGTCAAAGGCGATGATCCGTGCGGTCGAAATCATGCATTCCGCCACAGCGGCCAGCCGGTTTGACGGGATCACGGCAACGGCCAAGGTTACCGACTGGGCCGCTGTTGTGCGCCAGAAACAAGCACTGGTGGACGATCTGCGGGCGGCGAAATACATCGACGTTCTGCCCAATTACGATGCCGTGACCTACATCGAGGGGGCCGCGCAATTTCAGGCCGATGGCAGTGTTTTGGTCAACGGTCAGGCGATCAAGGCAGGCAAGGTGATAATTGCCACAGGATCACGCCCGCATGTGCCCGATATTGCCGGTCTGGAGGGCATCGACTGGCTGGACAGCACCACCGCGCTGGAGCTTGAGGTCCTGCCGCAGTCGCTGATGATCATGGGCGGCGGATATATCGGGGTGGAACTGGCCCAGATATTTGCGCGGGCGGGGGTGGAAGTGACCATTGTCACCCGTCACGGCCTGTTGCCGAATGCCGAGCCGGAAATCAGCGCCGCATTGACGGGGTATTTTACCGACGAGGGAATCACGGTTCTGGACGGGCTGACCTATGGCAGGTTCAATCAAACGGGCGGGCAGGTCAGTTTGCAGACCATGCAGGCGGGCAAGCCGCTTGCCGTGACAGCCGAACGTCTGCTTTTGACCACAGGGCGCGTGCCCAATACCGATGCTTTGGCGTTAGAAGTGGCGGGGATAAAGACCAACCTACGCGGCGGCATCGTGACCGATGCACAGATGCGCAGTAGCCTTGCCCATGTCTATGCCGCTGGCGATGTAACCGGGCGGGACCAGTTTGTTTACATGGCTGCTTACGGGGCAAAAATTGCTGCGAAAAATGCAATCCTTGATGCGGGGCTGGCCTATGACAATTCGACCATGCCCGCCGTGGTGTTTTCCGACCCGCAAGTGGCCAGCGTCGGCCTGACCGAAGCCGCTGCAGGGGCACAGGGCATTGAAACCGTCACCTCGGTTCTGCCGCTGGAACATGTTCCGCGCGCCCTGGCGGCACGCGATACACGCGGGTTGATCAAACTGGTGGCGGACAAGAGCAGCAAGAAACTGTTGGGGGCACATATTCTGGCACCGGAAGGGGCGGACAGCATCCAGACGGTGGCAATGGCGCTGAAGGCAGGGATGACCTATGACGACCTTGGCGCGATGATCTTTCCCTATCTGACAACGGTTGAAGGGCTGAAACTGGCCGCGCAAACCTTCGAGAAAGACGTCGCAAAGCTAAGCTGCTGCGCCGGATAA
- the merF gene encoding mercury resistance system transport protein MerF — protein sequence MNDKSLLKVGIIGTVTAALCCFTPVLVVLFGIVGLSALVGYLDYVLFPALGIFILLTIYALWRKRGQSGAAQ from the coding sequence ATGAATGATAAATCATTGTTAAAGGTCGGCATCATCGGCACCGTTACGGCTGCGCTGTGCTGCTTTACTCCGGTTCTGGTGGTGCTGTTTGGCATCGTCGGCCTGTCGGCCTTGGTCGGCTATCTGGATTATGTGCTGTTTCCGGCCCTTGGCATATTCATCCTGCTGACGATCTATGCACTTTGGCGCAAACGTGGTCAGTCTGGTGCAGCCCAATAA
- a CDS encoding cation transporter, whose protein sequence is MKLQMPAFALIGLLVAAPLFAAEQTVKFAVPGMYCASCPFIVESAMGGVDGVISVTADSDTRTALVVFDDEIATVDDIAAASASAGYEATVTDGES, encoded by the coding sequence ATGAAACTACAAATGCCCGCCTTTGCCCTGATTGGCCTATTGGTTGCCGCGCCGCTGTTTGCAGCCGAACAAACCGTAAAATTTGCCGTCCCCGGCATGTATTGCGCCAGTTGCCCCTTTATCGTTGAATCCGCAATGGGCGGTGTTGATGGCGTCATATCGGTGACGGCGGATTCAGACACACGAACCGCCCTCGTTGTTTTTGACGACGAAATCGCGACAGTTGACGATATCGCCGCCGCCTCGGCCTCGGCCGGATATGAAGCGACGGTGACAGACGGCGAGTCCTGA
- a CDS encoding mercuric transporter MerT family protein: MTETTNLQGQQSTSQSRKNRMIAAGGILGAVAASSCCIIPLILFSLGVSGAWVGNLTALAPYKPFFIVITLGFLGYGYWLVYRKPQDCCDGKACARPLPNRLVKGALFGSTLLIILAIFWNWIAPIIAPVMLGL; encoded by the coding sequence ATGACTGAAACAACTAATCTACAGGGACAGCAATCCACCAGCCAAAGCCGCAAGAACCGTATGATTGCGGCAGGCGGTATCCTTGGGGCGGTTGCGGCTTCCAGCTGTTGCATCATTCCTTTGATCCTGTTCAGCCTTGGAGTTTCCGGCGCGTGGGTCGGCAATCTGACCGCTCTGGCCCCCTATAAGCCATTCTTCATTGTGATCACGCTCGGGTTTCTGGGCTATGGTTACTGGCTGGTATATCGCAAACCCCAAGATTGCTGCGATGGCAAAGCCTGCGCCCGACCCTTGCCCAACAGGTTGGTCAAAGGGGCGTTGTTCGGCTCTACCTTATTGATAATTCTGGCAATTTTCTGGAACTGGATCGCGCCGATTATTGCCCCCGTCATGCTTGGACTTTGA
- a CDS encoding MerR family transcriptional regulator → MNGITNTRAYPIGRMSRETGVNIETIRYYERIGLLPKPDRTAGGNRQYNHDQLKRLFFIRRARGLGFALDEIRDLFEMADRQDFSCSEVHDLTVDHLASVRDKIANLKKLEKMLSDMVSQCSRGDVPECPILDALFEVN, encoded by the coding sequence ATGAACGGGATCACGAACACGCGAGCCTATCCGATTGGCCGGATGTCGCGCGAAACCGGCGTCAATATCGAAACGATCCGCTATTATGAACGGATCGGGTTGCTGCCAAAGCCGGATCGGACGGCAGGGGGCAACCGGCAATATAATCATGATCAGCTAAAGCGGTTGTTCTTTATCCGGCGGGCGCGCGGGCTGGGGTTTGCACTTGATGAAATCCGGGACCTGTTCGAAATGGCGGATCGTCAGGATTTCTCTTGTAGCGAGGTGCATGATCTGACGGTTGATCATCTGGCCTCGGTTCGGGACAAAATCGCCAACCTGAAAAAGCTGGAAAAGATGTTGTCGGATATGGTTTCCCAATGCAGCCGCGGGGATGTGCCCGAATGTCCCATTCTGGATGCTTTGTTCGAGGTTAACTAG
- a CDS encoding trimethylamine methyltransferase family protein, which translates to MTQRPKRRGRKSPPQSVKPADAFSIDPVFATRPGFGFLDADRLEFMQSRAFALLQDYGVMVVHPAAKAAFLKAGAKEGAEAGRIRLPRELVEEALAATPKTALFAGRKPEFDMQVPRPDAGFILRTGTGGHGYVDPRDASYRNMDVQAAREIAAVANDLDQIGFIAHPFVHGVPEVTADIHAYAAITANTHKHVWMQPYQKENIEYLMKIAAIAAGGEDVLRARPSTSVITCSFTPLEFKYMDTEVIIQAGQYGVPIHACSLPSAGGTAPLSVPSLALMAAAEILGMMTMTHILAPGTPVIATPLMFALDMRTGSALQSSVEAMQAANMAIQLMKSFGMMTHTYGSGSDTPDADHQSMAERAMLMQNVALAGADILGGVGQLECATVFSPVQAVLDNEIGAMVRRFLRTPAIDDASLNWDGMMQVAVGGHFLDSDHTVAQCRDQFIPTVFQRDGRDDYEKNDRRGAFEAARDAALASIAGAPGGGMLDEDQTREIAELAAKADEHIVRVYSGRVETI; encoded by the coding sequence ATGACACAAAGACCAAAACGCCGGGGTCGTAAATCACCGCCGCAATCCGTAAAACCCGCCGACGCTTTTTCCATCGACCCTGTGTTCGCCACCCGACCGGGGTTTGGCTTTCTGGATGCCGACCGGCTGGAATTCATGCAGTCCCGTGCTTTCGCCCTGCTACAGGATTACGGCGTTATGGTGGTGCATCCCGCCGCCAAAGCCGCGTTTCTAAAGGCCGGTGCGAAAGAGGGGGCCGAGGCCGGACGCATCCGTCTACCCCGCGAACTGGTTGAGGAGGCATTGGCAGCCACGCCGAAAACCGCGCTGTTTGCAGGGCGCAAACCGGAATTCGACATGCAGGTGCCGCGCCCCGATGCGGGCTTTATCCTGCGCACTGGGACGGGTGGGCACGGTTATGTTGACCCGCGGGATGCCAGCTATCGCAATATGGATGTGCAGGCGGCGCGGGAAATTGCAGCGGTGGCCAATGATCTGGACCAGATCGGATTTATCGCCCACCCCTTCGTGCATGGCGTGCCCGAGGTCACGGCAGATATCCACGCCTATGCAGCGATAACTGCAAACACCCATAAACACGTCTGGATGCAGCCCTATCAAAAGGAAAACATCGAATATCTGATGAAAATCGCGGCGATTGCGGCGGGGGGCGAAGATGTGCTGCGGGCGCGGCCCTCGACCAGCGTGATCACCTGTTCCTTTACCCCGCTGGAATTCAAATACATGGACACCGAGGTGATCATTCAGGCCGGACAATACGGCGTGCCGATCCATGCCTGTTCGTTGCCCTCGGCCGGTGGAACGGCGCCTTTGTCGGTGCCATCCCTTGCGCTGATGGCGGCGGCGGAAATTCTGGGGATGATGACCATGACGCATATCCTTGCGCCGGGCACGCCGGTGATCGCCACCCCGCTGATGTTCGCGCTGGATATGCGCACGGGCAGCGCGCTGCAATCCAGTGTCGAGGCGATGCAGGCGGCGAATATGGCGATCCAGTTGATGAAAAGCTTTGGCATGATGACGCATACTTACGGCTCGGGCTCGGACACGCCGGATGCCGATCACCAGTCGATGGCGGAACGGGCGATGCTGATGCAGAACGTCGCACTTGCGGGGGCCGATATTCTGGGCGGTGTGGGGCAATTGGAGTGTGCCACGGTGTTTTCGCCGGTGCAGGCAGTGCTGGACAATGAAATCGGCGCGATGGTGCGGCGGTTCCTGCGCACGCCCGCGATTGATGATGCCAGCCTGAACTGGGACGGGATGATGCAGGTTGCGGTTGGCGGGCATTTTCTGGACAGCGACCATACGGTTGCCCAGTGCCGTGATCAGTTCATCCCTACGGTGTTCCAGCGCGACGGGCGCGATGATTACGAAAAGAACGACAGGCGCGGCGCGTTCGAGGCGGCGCGGGATGCAGCGCTGGCCTCGATTGCGGGGGCGCCCGGGGGCGGAATGCTGGACGAGGACCAGACCCGCGAGATTGCCGAACTGGCGGCCAAGGCCGATGAACATATCGTGCGGGTCTATTCGGGGCGGGTCGAAACGATATAG
- a CDS encoding alpha-hydroxy acid oxidase, translating into MAVITNIDDLKQIYRRRVPKMFYDYAESGSWTEQTFRENVTDFDKIRLRQRVAVDMTGRSTATQMIGEDVSMPVALAPVGLTGMQCADGEIKAAKAAEDFGVPFVLSTMSICSIEDVAENTTKPFWFQVYTLKDDDFMKRLFDRARAANCSAIVITVDLQLLGQRHKDLKNGLSAPPKLTVKSVANMMTKVQWGLGMLGTKRRFFGNIVGHAAGVTDPSSLSEWTASAFDQTLDWDRIRQFKKMWGGKVILKGILDVEDAKKAVDVGVDAIIVSNHGGRQLDGALSAIRALGPILEAVGDNVEVHLDSGIRSGQDVLKAMAMGAKGTYIGRAYTYGLGAMGQAGVTKTLEVIHREMDLTMGLCGRRRIDELDRDVLLIPKGFAGEWE; encoded by the coding sequence ATGGCCGTGATCACCAATATTGACGATCTAAAACAGATTTACCGGCGCCGTGTGCCCAAGATGTTTTACGACTACGCCGAAAGCGGTAGCTGGACCGAACAGACCTTTCGCGAGAACGTCACGGATTTTGACAAGATCCGCCTGCGCCAGCGGGTCGCAGTGGATATGACCGGACGCAGCACTGCCACGCAGATGATCGGCGAGGATGTGAGCATGCCCGTCGCGCTGGCCCCCGTGGGCCTGACCGGAATGCAATGCGCCGATGGCGAGATCAAGGCGGCCAAAGCGGCCGAGGATTTCGGCGTGCCTTTTGTGCTGTCCACCATGTCGATCTGCTCGATCGAGGATGTGGCCGAGAACACCACAAAACCCTTCTGGTTTCAGGTCTATACCCTGAAGGACGATGATTTCATGAAACGCCTGTTTGATCGGGCGCGGGCGGCGAACTGTTCGGCCATCGTGATTACGGTTGATCTGCAACTGCTGGGCCAGCGCCACAAGGATCTGAAAAACGGCCTGTCCGCCCCGCCCAAACTGACGGTAAAATCCGTGGCCAACATGATGACCAAGGTGCAGTGGGGCCTTGGTATGCTGGGCACCAAACGGCGGTTTTTCGGCAATATCGTTGGCCATGCTGCCGGTGTGACCGACCCGTCCAGCCTGTCGGAATGGACGGCAAGCGCCTTTGACCAAACACTGGATTGGGACCGGATCAGGCAGTTCAAAAAGATGTGGGGCGGCAAGGTGATCCTGAAGGGGATACTGGATGTCGAGGACGCGAAAAAGGCGGTGGATGTCGGGGTGGATGCGATCATCGTGTCCAATCACGGCGGGCGGCAACTGGACGGGGCGCTGAGCGCGATCCGCGCGCTGGGGCCGATTCTGGAGGCCGTTGGCGACAATGTAGAGGTGCATCTGGACAGCGGTATCCGTAGCGGTCAGGACGTGCTGAAGGCGATGGCGATGGGGGCCAAAGGCACCTATATCGGGCGGGCCTATACCTATGGTCTGGGGGCGATGGGTCAGGCGGGCGTGACCAAGACGCTTGAAGTGATCCACCGCGAAATGGACCTGACGATGGGGTTGTGTGGACGGCGCAGGATTGACGAACTGGACCGCGATGTGCTGCTGATACCCAAGGGGTTCGCGGGGGAGTGGGAGTAG
- a CDS encoding 50S ribosomal protein L25/general stress protein Ctc, with protein MAGKIPDLIVTERTGTGKGAARQARRDGMVPGVAYGGSADPLPINIPFNVLIKYLRAGGFLSTLFNLKVEGHDDVRVICRDIQRDVVKDLPIHVDFLRLHRDSRIDLAIHVEFINEEECVGLAKGGVLTVVRPEVELNVLAGDIPDHITVDLAGLDVGDTITISSIELPEGVTPTITDRDFVIANVQAPTVATAEDEAADAEAAESAEGEAAEGEEAATEEGAEE; from the coding sequence ATGGCTGGCAAGATTCCAGATCTTATTGTCACGGAACGCACGGGGACAGGCAAGGGGGCCGCCCGTCAAGCACGCCGTGACGGCATGGTGCCCGGTGTCGCATATGGCGGCAGCGCAGACCCGCTGCCGATCAACATCCCCTTCAACGTGCTGATCAAATACCTGCGCGCAGGCGGCTTTCTGTCGACCCTGTTCAACCTGAAAGTCGAAGGCCACGACGACGTGCGCGTCATCTGCCGCGACATCCAGCGCGATGTTGTCAAAGACCTTCCGATCCACGTTGATTTCCTGCGTCTGCACCGCGACAGCCGCATCGACCTTGCGATCCACGTCGAGTTCATCAACGAAGAAGAATGCGTTGGTTTGGCCAAAGGTGGCGTTCTGACAGTTGTGCGTCCCGAAGTGGAACTGAACGTGCTGGCTGGCGACATTCCGGATCACATCACTGTGGATCTGGCCGGTCTGGACGTTGGCGATACGATCACCATTTCCAGCATCGAACTGCCCGAAGGTGTGACACCGACAATCACCGACCGTGATTTCGTGATTGCCAACGTGCAAGCGCCGACCGTTGCAACAGCCGAAGACGAAGCCGCCGATGCAGAAGCAGCCGAATCCGCTGAAGGCGAAGCAGCCGAGGGTGAAGAGGCAGCAACCGAAGAGGGCGCCGAGGAGTAA